The segment ccctccccagtgtcccctcctcagtgtcccctcctcagtgtcccctctccagtgtcccctccccagtgtcccctcctcaCTGTtccctccccagtgtcccctcctcagtgtcccctcctcagtgtcccctctcCAGTGTCCCCTCTCCAGTGTCctctcctcagtgtcccctctccagtgtcccctcctCGGTGTCCCCTCCTCGGTGTCCcctccccggtgtcccctccccagtgtcccctcctcagtgtcccctctccagtgtcccctccccggtgtcccctcctcagtgtcccctctccagtgtcccctccccagtgtcccctccccgctgtcccctccccagtgtcccctccccggtgtcccctcccCGGTGTGCCCAGCACAGTTGGTGGCACCAACACTGTCACCATGGCAGGGAGAAGCGCAGAGCCATCATCCCCCCTCACTTGGCCTACGGCAAACGGGGCTCGCCCCCAACCATCCCAGGTGAGGGCGGCCCTCAGTGGGCCTGgggggtctgtggggtctgtggggtctcTGTGGGGTCCCTGTGGGGTCTTTGAGGTCTCTGTGGGGTCtctgtggggtctgtgggggctctgtggggtctgtggggtctcTGTGGGGTCTCTTTGGGGTCTCTGTGGGGTCTCTCTGGGGTCTCTGTGGGGTCTCTTTGGGGTCTCTTTGGGGTCTCTGTGGGGTCTCTGTGGGGTCTCTTTGGGGTCTCTTTGGGGTCTCTGTGGGGTCTCTTTGGGGTCTGTTTGGGGTCTCTTTGGGGTCTCTGTGAGGTCTCTTTGGGGTctttttggggtctttttggGGTCTCTTTGGGGTCTCTTTGGGGTCTCTGTGGGGTCTCTGAGTTCTCTGTGGGGTCTCTTTGGGGTCTCTGTGGGGTCTCTTTGCGGTCTCTGTGGGGTCTCTGTGGGGGCTCTTTGGGGTCTCTTTGGGGTCTCTTTGGGGTCTCTGTGGGGTCTCTGGGGTCTCTTTGGGGTCTCTTTGGGGTCTCTTTGAGGTCTCTGAGGTCTCTTTGGGGTCTCTCTGGGGTCTCTTTGGGGTCTCTCTGGGGTCTCTGGGGTCTCTTTGGGGTCTCTGTGGGGTCTCTTTGGGGTCTCTTTGGGGTCTCTGTGGGGTCTCTTTGGGGtctctgtgggctctgtggggtcTCTTTGGGGTCTCTTTGGGTCTCTGTGGGGTCTCTGTGGGGTCTCTCTGGGGTCTCTTTGGGGTCTCTCTGGGGTCTCTTTGGGGTCTCTGTGGGGTCTCTGTGGGGTCTCTGTGGGGTCTCTTTGGGGTCTCTCTGGGGTCTCTCTGGGGTCTCTCTGGGGTCTCTTTGGGGTCTCTTTGGGGTCTCTGTGGGGTCCCTGCTCAGGCCGTGCCCCCCTTGCAGCTGACGCTGTGCTGCGCTTCGAGGTGGAGCTGGTGGGGCTGTCCCGTGCCAGTTACTGGCAGAAGGTGCTGAACGAGGTGGTGCcactgctgtgcctggcactggtgccagcgCTGCTGGGCCTCATTGGCTTCCACCTCTACCGCAAGGCCAGCAGCCCCAAGCTGTCcaagaagaagcagaaggaggagaagaggaacaaagccaaaaagaaataaaaccttcCCCCCCTTTTGGCATCTGTGCCTGCTcttcctggcacagggatgggcacagggcagcgGGAAGGGGCTGTGAtgatgggcacagggcaggggaaggggctgtgatgggcacagggcaggggaaggggttgggatgggcacagggcagcaggaaggggctgtgatgggcacagggcagtgggaaggggctgtgatgggcacagggcagcaggaaggggctgtgatgggcacagggcagtgggAATGGGCTGTGATgatgggcacagggcagtgggaatgggctgtgatgggcacagggcagtgggAAGGGGCTATGAtgatgggcacagggcaggggaaggggctgtgaTGGGCAATgggaatgggctgggatgggcacagggcaaTGGGAATGGGCTGTgatgggcacagggcagtgaggaggggctgtgatgggcacagggcaggggaaggggctgggatgggcacagggcagtggcAAGGGGCTGTGCacccctcagctccctgcctgccccagggctttGATGGGTCCTGTCAGGTTACAGACTCAATAAATCCCAGAAATAACATCCTGGAGCACATTTTCAGGCAGTTTTGCTCTTTTAAGGCATATCCAGGaaatccctgtgtccccaaacaccaggcagggctgccagggaacCTCAGCTGGGAAAGGAATCCTGGTGGTTGGTTGACCCCTCCCCAGAAACTCTTGGGGTGCACCATGTCCAGTGTCCCAGAAATAACACCCTGGAGCACATTTTCAGGCAGTTTTGCTCTTTTAAGGCATATCCAACAAGTGACAGTCCCTGAGTCCCCCCAAacaccaggcagggctgccagggaacctcagctggagctggtggagccACGAAGAGGGATCCTGGTGGTTGAGCCCTCCCCATGCCCAGTGTCCCTGAGCCTGGCTCACCCCATCATTTCTGGGGATGAGGTTTTTGCTTGGTGGcaaggaggggatggggatCTTTGGGCACCCTCTGGTGGATTGTAGCCCCCGCCAGGTACTGCTGGAGGAGCCTcctgagctcctggttcctggCTGCCAAGGCTGCCCGTGccttctccagccccttctcctccagcttggccttgttgaacctctgCCAGAACCTCTCCAGCCCAATGTAGTCCTTCATCACCTgtggggaggcagcagggcgATTTTAGGGTCTCCATCCTGCCCCAAGCACCAGCTAGGGGATCCCCAGAGCTGAATCACAGCCTGAGGATGGCGGTGGTGCCTCCTCACCCGTGCCAGGGGCTGGCTGGCCGTCTCCTCCAGGACCATGCGGGCTTTTTGCTGCTCCAGCTCGCCCAGCGAGGAGGGGTAGAagggcagcaccttctcctctTCCGTCTCCAGCCTGcggcacagctcagccaggcGCAGGAGGCGCTGAGCCTGGTGGGGACATCAGGAAGGGCAGGTgggtgtgggatctcagcacctcaggatggaggtgcagagtggctgagatcacccttggggggctcaggaGTCCTGGAACGttggctggactttgatcctacacgggagacgacacctgtatgaggatgggaggatttcactgggtgaatggtggagggataagttaattagagtgtgaaacacagggtttaggatttctgtacagtggggtctaaagaagtaagatggaggaattggggcgtgtcctgttcttcttcttcttcttcttcttcttggcctccatcttctgtggtgatggtggcactttgggattgggtattactagaagtgcaccggttaataaggggAGAaagtattggggaaaaatgataaatattgtatacgtaattctgagtataaagataagtgaccgccccgggggctcgcagtgtgctcatggctgacatgctgtgcagacctctgttgggctgaaagaaaatcttttagataaacaattaataaacaccgagaccgagacAAGATCTAAAGTCTCTCCTcatcctttgaagcgccgggctgtccaaaGCCACCCTaggcctttccaggccacctaaacagccgaaAAACCGACAGGTGGGGAcggacagcaggacacagcgGGGGGAACATCAGCGGTGCCCAACTCACCTTCTccaccagctgctgcagcaccttgAGGGTGGCAGCGCACTGGGAGCAGAGTGTCACCAGGTGGGTGTGAGCCGTGGCGCCGGCGCCGCTGATCTGAGAGCGGAGCTTCTGGAGTTTCTGCTGGGCGTCCTCGCGGTCGCCGCGGATGCGCTGCGTCTGCTCCTCGCTCCGGCGCAGGTGAGCCGCGATCTGCGCCCGAGTGGCCGTGACCATGTCCTGGGGAGAAACGGCGGGGAAATGTTCCTGggggggaaattcctgctgggaaagggTGGCTCAGGTTTGGGATGGGGGAAAATTCTTTCTTGGAATAGGGGAAAATTCCTTCTTGGAACGGGGGAAAATTCCTTCTTGGAATGGGGGAAAATTTCTCCTTGGAATCGGGGAAATTCCTTCTTGGAGTGGGGGAAAATTTCTTCTTGGAGTGGGGGAAAATTTCTTCTTGGAATGGGGGAAAATTTCTTCTTGGAGTGGGGGAAAATTTCTTCTTGGAATGGGGGAAAATTCCTTCTTGGAGTGGGGGAAAATTCCTTCTTGGAGTGGGGGAAAATTTCTTCTTGGAATCGGGGAAAATTCCTTCTTGGAACGGGGGAAAATTTCTTCTTGGAAAAGGTGGCCCAGCTTTGGGATgggggaaaaatccttttttgaAAGGGTGGCCCAGCTTTGGGATGGGCTGTTCGGGGCACTGGTGGAggcaccatccctggaagtgctcaaacACCACATGGATGAGGTTTAGCagtggccctggcagtgctgagagaacagttggacttgatgatctcagagacttttccagcctcaataattccatgattccatggctCAGGCACTGCTCCACAAACTCTTGGGGGGCCCCTTCTTAGCCTGGCCTGTTGTCACCTCCTtgccagtgccaggttgggcttGATGGGTCTCAgaggcttttccaacctcaacaATTCCACAATCCCATGGAAAAACGAGTGGGGAATGAGGGGTGACCCCACTCCCACAACCACCCAGCACCCCTGCCAAaacctgcagcttctccagcctCTTCGCCTGCACGTTGATCTCATTGGAAGTCCTCTCACACTTCTTCttgagctcctccagctccaccTTCTTCCTCTCAGTGGCCTGGGCGTAGTTCCTGCGTGCTGTCTGGatctgctcccacagcccctcgaGCCTGGCCCCCAGCTGCAGGCGGCTGTACTGCTGAtcctgccagcactgggggggACACACACGGTGAAAATTGAAATGCAAGATGGTTTTAGTTacatctgtatggcagattatctttgTCAAGTgagcagtttgctttatctctctctttgagtgaccacattcacacctccctctAGGGGggcatctgctgataacagctattgaatgtcactgcatggctgataagaactgcagcatcccattgggagatgtgagcccagggggaggagccagacattcctacctggatatgATCTtagatttcaaacattcctacctggatacaatctgagatttcaaacattcctgcctggatatgatctgagatttcaaacattcctgcgtggatacaatctgagatttcaaacattcctgcctggacacaatctgagatttcaaacattcctgcgtggatataatctgagatttcaaacattcctacctggatacaatctgagatttcaaacattcctgcctggatatgatctgagatttcaaacattcctacctggatacaatctgagatttcaaacattcctacctggatacaattgagatttcaaacattcctacctggatacaattgagatttcaaacattcctacccaGACATAATCTGaggtttcaaacattcctacct is part of the Melospiza georgiana isolate bMelGeo1 chromosome 29, bMelGeo1.pri, whole genome shotgun sequence genome and harbors:
- the CCDC65 gene encoding dynein regulatory complex subunit 2, translated to MARSQLSAPTSAEAELLLLQRQALVEEEQAKIKRALLTRFMQEKLSREEQSSLWGLHKVRTLWRSAQRKAKDKELRQDIEILSQTFSRVMDCKDGTIEALVTELKQAEEQQNRALSSHLDLTDQLLNLQRRRLEYLEQGFSAQVGALKADFEAERKAMLEQRDWESWVLQQMELAMEEEHARSEQAALLNFQSARDDIKNKCWQDQQYSRLQLGARLEGLWEQIQTARRNYAQATERKKVELEELKKKCERTSNEINVQAKRLEKLQDMVTATRAQIAAHLRRSEEQTQRIRGDREDAQQKLQKLRSQISGAGATAHTHLVTLCSQCAATLKVLQQLVEKAQRLLRLAELCRRLETEEEKVLPFYPSSLGELEQQKARMVLEETASQPLARVMKDYIGLERFWQRFNKAKLEEKGLEKARAALAARNQELRRLLQQYLAGATIHQRVPKDPHPLLATKQKPHPQK